In one Candidatus Binatia bacterium genomic region, the following are encoded:
- a CDS encoding sulfatase-like hydrolase/transferase, which translates to MSPPRTSTLSREGVRFDRAYAASGMCSPTRATLLTGLMPSQHGLHNALSDPWVDQQGPGWSGVGEFRTLSLTLANRGYQMAMIGKWHLGDPRRPDLGFGHWVAIPYGHTIDFWHNELVENGDRRRIDERHIVDALAEEAVEYLEEVDPSRPFYLQLNLDGPYALPPAVHGPARNRHYARHEGRRFESMPLEPVSDHILTRLQGPYIRDQELFKLRDIDLIWDHLLHRTIRMQGDPASYANFLSQNEVVDDAVGRVREVLEARGLMENTVLVYTADQGNGFGQHGHWGHTIWRSPAHLFDEAMRIPLIIVDPGGFSGVSETLVGQYDMASTLLELAGVKDVQFEGSPGRSFAAEVRGELEGARGRAGVFFEQEESRGIRTERHAYWKRLEGFGEPELYDMQADPEQRVDLYPAMKGSPLVEELDSRLEEFFDRHSAPQYDLWREGVSKGIPPKPFEWVLRNPWPWLEKYWRDFVWRDSLPARFQE; encoded by the coding sequence ATGTCGCCACCCCGCACATCGACGCTCTCCCGAGAAGGCGTCCGCTTCGATCGCGCCTATGCGGCGAGCGGGATGTGCTCGCCGACCCGGGCCACGTTGCTCACGGGCTTGATGCCCAGCCAGCACGGCCTGCACAACGCGCTCTCAGACCCCTGGGTCGACCAGCAGGGTCCCGGTTGGAGTGGGGTTGGCGAGTTCCGGACCCTCTCTCTGACGTTGGCGAATCGCGGTTATCAGATGGCGATGATCGGGAAGTGGCACCTCGGCGATCCGCGGCGCCCAGACCTCGGCTTCGGCCACTGGGTCGCAATTCCCTACGGGCACACCATCGACTTCTGGCACAACGAACTCGTGGAAAACGGGGATCGGCGCCGGATCGACGAGCGCCACATCGTCGACGCACTCGCGGAGGAGGCGGTGGAGTACCTGGAAGAGGTCGATCCTTCGAGGCCCTTCTACCTGCAGCTCAACCTCGACGGGCCCTACGCCCTTCCACCTGCGGTGCATGGCCCGGCCCGGAATCGACACTACGCGCGACACGAAGGCCGCCGATTCGAGTCGATGCCGCTGGAGCCCGTCAGCGATCACATCCTCACTCGGCTGCAAGGCCCGTATATCCGGGATCAGGAGCTCTTCAAGCTGCGCGACATCGATCTCATCTGGGACCATCTGCTGCACCGCACGATTCGCATGCAGGGGGATCCGGCTTCGTATGCGAACTTTCTTTCCCAGAACGAGGTGGTCGACGACGCGGTGGGCCGAGTGCGCGAGGTTCTGGAGGCTCGGGGGCTGATGGAGAATACGGTCCTCGTCTATACCGCCGATCAGGGTAACGGCTTTGGACAGCACGGCCACTGGGGCCACACGATCTGGCGTTCCCCCGCACACCTCTTCGACGAGGCGATGCGCATCCCGCTGATCATCGTAGACCCGGGCGGATTCTCGGGGGTGAGTGAGACGCTCGTGGGACAATACGACATGGCTTCGACGCTGCTCGAACTGGCAGGAGTGAAGGACGTCCAGTTCGAGGGATCTCCGGGGCGGAGCTTTGCCGCCGAAGTTCGTGGTGAACTGGAGGGGGCGCGGGGGAGAGCGGGGGTCTTCTTCGAGCAGGAGGAGTCCCGTGGCATCCGCACCGAGCGTCATGCCTACTGGAAGCGTCTCGAGGGGTTCGGGGAGCCGGAGCTTTACGACATGCAGGCCGACCCGGAGCAACGCGTGGACCTCTACCCTGCGATGAAAGGCAGCCCTCTGGTGGAGGAGCTGGATTCCCGCCTAGAGGAGTTCTTCGACCGGCATAGCGCGCCCCAGTATGACCTCTGGCGCGAGGGCGTCTCGAAGGGGATTCCACCGAAGCCGTTCGAGTGGGTTTTGCGCAATCCCTGGCCGTGGCTCGAGAAGTATTGGCGAGATTTCGTCTGGCGTGATTCCTTGCCCGCCCGCTTCCAAGAGTGA
- a CDS encoding 4'-phosphopantetheinyl transferase superfamily protein, producing the protein MIEKLLPPAASSAEAFDDSKDVALFPEEERALGQAVEKRRREFTTARMCARRALKQLGLPPSPIVPGPRREPRWPTGIVGIDAEPNRPLPDGVFADIADDEERRASAGYGALNRQVCWDRLLFCAKESVYKAWFPLTMQWLGFEDVSIDIDPVAGTFSATLNLPAPSFGAQSLAEFEGRWMADRGLILTAITRPTGNSIG; encoded by the coding sequence TTGATCGAGAAACTCCTACCCCCCGCTGCGTCTTCGGCCGAAGCATTCGACGACTCGAAGGACGTGGCGCTGTTTCCAGAGGAAGAGAGAGCGCTTGGGCAGGCCGTCGAAAAGCGTCGACGAGAATTCACGACCGCCCGCATGTGTGCGCGCCGGGCGCTGAAGCAGCTCGGCCTGCCGCCGTCACCCATCGTTCCTGGACCCCGCCGGGAGCCGCGCTGGCCCACCGGCATCGTTGGAATCGATGCGGAGCCGAACCGCCCGCTACCGGACGGGGTCTTTGCCGACATCGCCGACGACGAAGAGCGCCGGGCATCCGCCGGCTACGGAGCGCTGAATCGCCAGGTGTGTTGGGACCGCCTACTCTTCTGCGCCAAGGAATCGGTCTACAAGGCCTGGTTCCCGCTGACCATGCAGTGGCTCGGATTCGAGGACGTTTCGATTGACATCGATCCCGTGGCTGGCACGTTCTCGGCGACGTTGAACCTTCCCGCACCCTCCTTTGGCGCGCAAAGCTTGGCCGAGTTCGAAGGGCGATGGATGGCCGACCGCGGTCTGATCTTGACCGCAATCACACGACCAACGGGCAACTCGATCGGATAG